The Argentina anserina chromosome 3, drPotAnse1.1, whole genome shotgun sequence genome includes a region encoding these proteins:
- the LOC126785998 gene encoding protein PYRICULARIA ORYZAE RESISTANCE 21 isoform X2 produces MIMILKVDLQCEKCYKKVKKVLCKFPQIRDQAYDEKNNLVIIKVVCCSPEKIRDKLCCKGGGAIKSIDIKEPEKPKPPPATEKPKPLPAAEKPKEPEKPKPAAEKPKEAEKPKEKPKEAEKPKEAEKPKEKPKEAEKPKEIPKEAEKPKEESKPKPPPAPVPAYPVPTVNACCMECYGGHPGGPCQTGYGYGGPAPYIQYDGYYGRPVYDSYGGGRSYATTSYCVTRPDCFSEENPQACAIM; encoded by the exons ATGATAATGATTCTGAAGGTGGACCTTCAGTGTGAGAAATGCTATAAGAAGGTCAAGAAGGTTCTCTGTAAATTTCCTC AAATACGAGACCAGGCGTACGACGAGAAGAACAACCTGGTGATCATCAAAGTTGTGTGCTGCAGTCCTGAAAAGATCAGAGACAAACTATGCTGCAAAGGTGGTGGCGCGATTAAGAGCATCGACATCAAAGAGCCCGAGAAGCCCAAGCCTCCTCCGGCAACcgaaaaaccaaaaccactaCCAGCTGCAGAAAAACCTAAAGAACCCGAGAAGCCGAAGCCTGCTGCCGAAAAACCCAAGGAGGCCGAGAAGCCTAAAGAGAAACCAAAGGAGGCTGAGAAACCTAAAGAAGCAGAAAAGCCTAAAGAGAAACCCAAAGAGGCCGAGAAGCCGAAAGAGATACCAAAGGAGGCAGAGAAGCCCAAGGAAGAGTCAAAGCCGAAGCCTCCTCCGGCTCCGGTTCCCGCTTACCCGGTGCCGACGGTGAACGCGTGTTGTATGGAGTGTTACGGAGGGCATCCGGGTGGACCGTGCCAAACAGGGTATGGTTACGGTGGGCCAGCACCTTACATACAGTACGATGGCTACTACGGGAGACCAGTGTATGATAGTTACGGCGGCGGGAGGAGCTATGCCACCACCAGTTACTGCGTGACCCGCCCGGATTGTTTCAGTGAAGAAAATCCCCAAGCGTGCGCCATCATGTAA
- the LOC126786304 gene encoding microtubule-associated protein 70-5 isoform X1: MAAGHELHLQLAGGGEDHSLVTADPVILELNRMHNLLKEKSRELGTARDEIKALRVTEALKDKAVEELRNEVEKLDEKHRLAQNLLEHKNLEIKNLTDDKRDALAAQYAAEATLRRVHTSRKEDELPSLESVIAPLEAEIKLCKNEIAALQEDNKALERLTKSKELALLEAERILRSALERALIVEEVQNQNYELRRQIEICHEENRILEKTNRQKVLEVEKLSQTIQELEEAILAGGATANVIRDCKRQIDTLHEEKRTLERELARVKVSANRVATVVANEWKDENDKVMPVKQWLEERRMMQAEMQRMKEKLAVSDRTAKAEAQLKEKLKLRLKTLEEGLKHVSSFSVNPNSFCRSPKTEKSSNFLGFLTSPGGLGKRSTSQPRASSLRSSPNSDSETANAAGELKRSNSFKKRYGSGEKLLRKSLWASRTKVVDSGEKENTERNENTDNNKNDDKTVTAETKTKDGANEDKPKKTSINFESEDLVSGFLYDRLQKEVINLRRHCEVKENDMNAKEQEVKMLMKKVDALTKAMEVESKKMKREAIARDKEAAGGKVDDVKKNRTINSSKRVTKAS; the protein is encoded by the exons ATGGCGGCGGGTCATGAACTACACCTTCAACTtgcaggaggaggagaggaccACTCTCTTGTCACCGCAGACCCTGTTATCTTGGAGCTCAATCGCATGCACAACCTACTGaaag aaAAGAGTCGCGAGTTGGGGACTGCTCGAGATGAGATCAAGGCTCTCAGAGTTACTGAAGCTCTGAAGGATAAAGCTGTAGAAGAG CTAAGAAATGAAGTCGAGAAGCTGGATGAGAAACATAGACTCGCGCAAAATCTTCTAGAACATAAG AACCTTGAAATCAAGAATCTGACAGACGACAAAAGAGACGCATTGGCTGCACAGTATGCTGCAGAAGCAACTCTTAGAAGGGTACACACAAGCCGAAAGGAAGATGAACTTCCTTCTCTTGAATCAGTCATTGCTCCTCTCGAGGCTGAAATAAAATTGTGCAAGAATGAG ATTGCAGCGCTTCAGGAAGACAACAAGGCTTTGGAACGTCTCACCAAGTCAAAAGAGTTGGCTCTTCTTGAAGCAGAAAGGATATTGCGAAGTGCACTTGAAAGAGCTCTAATAGTTGAAGAGGTTCAAAACCAAAACTATGAATTGAGGAGACAGATTGAAATCTGCCAT GAAGAAAACAGAATACTTGAGAAAACAAATCGCCAAAAGGTTTTAGAGGTTGAAAAGCTTAGCCAGACCATTCAGGAACTTGAGGAGGCCATTTTAGCTGGAGGGGCTACTGCCAATGTTATTCGTGACTGCAAAAGACAAATAGACACATTGCAT GAGGAGAAGAGGACTCTTGAGAGGGAGCTAGCAAGAGTTAAAGTTTCAGCAAACCGAGTAGCTACCGTTGTTGCTAATGAGTGGAAGGATGAAAATGACAAAGTTATGCCTGTTAAACAGTGGTTGGAAGAGAGAAGAATGATGCAG GCAGAGATGCAACGtatgaaggagaagctagcAGTCTCGGATAGAACAGCGAAGGCAGAGGCACAACTGAAG GAAAAGCTGAAGTTGAGACTGAAAACACTAGAAGAAGGGTTAAAGCATGTTTCAAGTTTCTCTGTCAATCCTAATTCCTTTTGCCGGTCCCCTAAAACAGAAAAGTCCAGTAACTTCTTAGGATTTCTGACGAGCCCTGGTGGATTAGGAAAGAGATCAACCTCACAGCCAAGAGCCTCCTCTCTCAGAAGCTCCCCGAATTCAGACAGTGAAACAGCCAATGCTGCTGGAGAGCTAAAAAGATCAAATAGCTTTAAAAAGAGATATGGTTCCGGAGAAAAGTTACTGAGAAAAAGCTTATGGGCTTCTAGAACTAAAGTTGTTGATAGTGGTGAGAAGGAGAACACAGAACGAAATGAAAATACTGATAACAACAAGAATGATGATAAAACTGTTACTGCTGAGACTAAAACTAAAGATGGTGCCAATGAAGACAAGCCCAAGAAGACAAGTATCAACTTCGAAAGTGAAGATTTAGTGTCAGGATTTCTGTATGACAGGCTACAAAAGGAGGTTATTAATCTGAGGAGGCATTGTGAAGTCAAAGAGAATGATATGAATGCCAAGGAACAAGAAGTAAAG ATGCTGATGAAAAAGGTTGATGCACTGACAAAAGCCATGGAAGTGGAATCTaagaaaatgaagagagaAGCCATAGCTAGAGATAAAGAAGCTGCGGGAGGCAAGGTGGATGATGTCAAAAAGAACAGAACTATAAACTCATCCAAGAG GGTTACGAAAGCATCTTGA
- the LOC126788475 gene encoding two-pore potassium channel 1-like: MASDHDVKQALLSGNNNYSQVNNEKNVVVQRRKNRQDNRLNQNVVVIQTPADCEPMYVKPQYSLKQVVLMLVSYIGGGTFCFFLVRNQIKGVKTNPILDSMYLCVVTMSTVGYGDLVPNSAMAKLLACVFVFTGMALVGLILGKAADYIVEKQEVLLVRAIHFHEKVGPAEILKEVELDKVKFKCITAGILLVVLFVIGTVFLSVVEELELLDAIYCVCSTITTLGYGDKSFSTAAGRSFAVFWIITSTMCLAQFYLYLAELYTERRQKSLVRWVLTRRLTPADLEDADLDHDKVVSASEFVIYKLKEMGKISQEDVSLVMETFKKLDIDHSGTLTASDLLPLTPRRPAHQIDE; this comes from the exons ATGGCTAGTGATCATGATGTTAAACAAGCCTTACTTTCTGGAAACAACAATTATTCTCAAGTTAATAACGAAAAAAATGTAGTCGTTCAGAGAAGAAAAAACCGCCAAGATAACCGCCTGAACCAAAATGTAGTAGTAATACAGACTCCTGCAGATTGTGAGCCAATGTATGTGAAACCGCAATATAGTTTAAAGCAAGTGGTCTTGATGTTGGTTTCATATATAGGTGGAGGCACATTCTGTTTTTTCCTGGTCAGGAATCAGATTAAAGGCGTAAAAACAAATCCGATCCTTGATTCCATGTACTTGTGTGTAGTCACCATGAGCACTGTAGGATATGGAGACCTTGTTCCCAATAGTGCAATGGCAAAGCTACTTGCATGCGTTTTTGTGTTCACTGGAATGGCTCTTGTTGGTCTGATTCTTGGTAAGGCAGCAGATTACATTGTAGAGAAGCAGGAAGTGTTGTTAGTTAGGGCCATACACTTCCATGAAAAAGTTGGCCCTGCTGAGATTCTTAAGGAGGTTGAATTAGACAAAGTCAAGTTCAAATGTATTACTGCAGGAATCCTTCTTGTGGTGCTATTTGTAATTGGAACTGTGTTTTTGTCTGTGGTTGAGGAACTGGAACTTTTGGATGCTATCTATTGCGTTTGCTCCACCATTACCACTCTCGGTTATGGGGATAAGAGCTTCTCAACTGCAGCAGGTCGAAGTTTTGCTGTATTTTGGATAATTACAAGTACTATGTGCCTAGCACAATTCTATCTCTACCTTGCTGAACTCTACACTGAAAGAAGGCAGAAATCACTCGTCAGGTGGGTTCTTACTCGAAGATTGACCCCTGCCGATCTTGAGGATGCAGATCTTGATCATGATAAAGTCGTCAG TGCTTCTGAGTTTGTGATATACAAGTTGAAAGAAATGGGGAAGATCAGCCAGGAGGATGTTTCACTTGTCATGGAAACCTTCAAGAAGCTTGACATTGATCACTCTGGAACTTTGACAGCATCTGATCTGTTACCTTTGACACCCAGGCGCCCAGCGCATCAAATTGATGAGTAA
- the LOC126785998 gene encoding protein PYRICULARIA ORYZAE RESISTANCE 21 isoform X1 yields the protein MGEKKVMIMILKVDLQCEKCYKKVKKVLCKFPQIRDQAYDEKNNLVIIKVVCCSPEKIRDKLCCKGGGAIKSIDIKEPEKPKPPPATEKPKPLPAAEKPKEPEKPKPAAEKPKEAEKPKEKPKEAEKPKEAEKPKEKPKEAEKPKEIPKEAEKPKEESKPKPPPAPVPAYPVPTVNACCMECYGGHPGGPCQTGYGYGGPAPYIQYDGYYGRPVYDSYGGGRSYATTSYCVTRPDCFSEENPQACAIM from the exons ATGGGAGAAAAAAAG GTGATGATAATGATTCTGAAGGTGGACCTTCAGTGTGAGAAATGCTATAAGAAGGTCAAGAAGGTTCTCTGTAAATTTCCTC AAATACGAGACCAGGCGTACGACGAGAAGAACAACCTGGTGATCATCAAAGTTGTGTGCTGCAGTCCTGAAAAGATCAGAGACAAACTATGCTGCAAAGGTGGTGGCGCGATTAAGAGCATCGACATCAAAGAGCCCGAGAAGCCCAAGCCTCCTCCGGCAACcgaaaaaccaaaaccactaCCAGCTGCAGAAAAACCTAAAGAACCCGAGAAGCCGAAGCCTGCTGCCGAAAAACCCAAGGAGGCCGAGAAGCCTAAAGAGAAACCAAAGGAGGCTGAGAAACCTAAAGAAGCAGAAAAGCCTAAAGAGAAACCCAAAGAGGCCGAGAAGCCGAAAGAGATACCAAAGGAGGCAGAGAAGCCCAAGGAAGAGTCAAAGCCGAAGCCTCCTCCGGCTCCGGTTCCCGCTTACCCGGTGCCGACGGTGAACGCGTGTTGTATGGAGTGTTACGGAGGGCATCCGGGTGGACCGTGCCAAACAGGGTATGGTTACGGTGGGCCAGCACCTTACATACAGTACGATGGCTACTACGGGAGACCAGTGTATGATAGTTACGGCGGCGGGAGGAGCTATGCCACCACCAGTTACTGCGTGACCCGCCCGGATTGTTTCAGTGAAGAAAATCCCCAAGCGTGCGCCATCATGTAA
- the LOC126787716 gene encoding heavy metal-associated isoprenylated plant protein 7-like — MGEENKPEEKKVEEKKEEEPADIVLKVDMHCEACARKVARALKGFEGVEEVSTDSKASKVVVKGKAADPIKVCERLQKKSGKKVELISPLPKPPLAEEEKKEEPKEPENKEEKKEEPPAIVTVTLQVRMHCEACAQVLQKRIRKIQGVESVLADVGNDQVVVTGVVDPAKLADDVYKKTRKHVSIVPKEEEKKEEEEKKEEKKEETKDEGGEKKEGETEEGKGSDDNKSVDIKRSEYWPSKYYSDYADTPQIFSDENPNACSVM; from the exons ATGGGTGAA GAAAACAAACCAGAGGAGAAGAAAgtggaagaaaagaaggaagaagagcCAGCGGACATTGTGCTCAAAGTTGATATGCATTGTGAAGCTTGCGCCAGGAAAGTTGCTAGAGCCTTGAAGGGTTTTGAAG GAGTGGAGGAGGTAAGTACAGACAGCAAAGCGAGCAAGGTGGTGGtgaaaggcaaggcagcagaCCCCATAAAGGTGTGCGAGAGATTACAAAAGAAAAGTGGCAAGAAAGTGGAGCTCATTTCACCTTTGCCTAAACCACCACTCGctgaggaggagaagaaagaagagcCTAAAGAACCTGAGAACAAGGAGGAGAAAAAAGAGGAG CCTCCCGCTATTGTTACAGTGACTTTGCAAGTTCGAATGCACTGTGAAGCATGTGCTCAAGTTCTACAGAAGCGAATCCGAAAGATCCAAG GAGTGGAATCAGTACTAGCAGACGTTGGTAACGACCAGGTTGTGGTAACAGGTGTTGTGGATCCGGCCAAGCTTGCAGATGATGTCTACAAAAAAACCAGAAAGCATGTTTCCATTGTGCccaaggaggaggagaagaaggaggaggaagaaaagaaagaagagaaaaaagaagaaaccaAAGATGAAGGAGGGGAAAAGAAAGAAGGGGAAACAGAAGAGGGCAAGGGATCAGATGATAACAAGAGTGTTGATATCAAGCGGAGCGAATACTGGCCATCAAAGTACTATTCGGATTATGCAGACACCCCACAGATTTTCAGTGATGAGAACCCTAATGCCTGCTCTGTTATGTGA
- the LOC126786755 gene encoding pentatricopeptide repeat-containing protein At4g16390, chloroplastic, which produces MAYHVSSTPSSLFHNRHTISLPLSPSPSRKLRPSSNSDIHTFSLSFPTTLHSRICLQINHVSLQDPQTPKTENPESSSKSYVWVNPSSPRASQLKNKSHDSRYASLVKVAESLNSVGLSQGDVLGILKGLGDRVLEQDAVVVINNMVNPENALLALKYFQQRFKPKREVILYNVTLKVLRKCKDLERAEKLFNELLERGLRPDNVTFSTLISCARMCYMPDKAVEWYEKMPSFGCSPDDVTYSAMIDAYGRAGNVDKAFSLYDRARTEKWRIDPVTFATLIKIHGQSGNYDGCLNVYEEMKAIGAKPNMVIYNTLLDAMGRAKRPWQAKKIFREMISKGSSPNWVTYASLLRAFSRARYGDDALNVYKEMKEKGMLLNVILYNTILSMCADIGYTDQAIEIFEDMKSSGSCVPDSWTFSSMITIYSCSGKVSEAERMLNEMVEAGFQPTIFILTSLIQCYGKAKRTDDVVRAFNQLLELGITPDERFCGCLLNVMTQTPKEDLFKLTDCIERGNEKLGYVVRLLVEKQESHENFKKEASELFNSVGSDVKKAYCNCLIDLCVNLDLLERACELLDLGLTLDIYTDIQSRSPTQWSLYLKGLSLGAALTALHVWINDLSRSLESGEELPPLLGINTGHGKHKYSSKGLASVFESHLKEVDAPFHEAPDKAGWFFTTKVAVTSWLESRRSLEVVSA; this is translated from the coding sequence ATGGCTTATCATGTTTCCTCTACACCCTCTTCCCTCTTCCATAACCGCCACAccatctctctccctctctctccctctccctctagAAAGCTCCGGCCATCTTCTAACTCGGATATTCACACCTTCAGTCTCTCCTTCCCTACTACTCTCCACTCCAGAATTTGTCTCCAAATAAACCATGTTTCTTTGCAAGACCCCCAGACCCCCAAAACTGAAAACCCCGAGTCTTCCTCCAAAAGCTATGTCTGGGTCAATCCCAGCAGCCCCAGAGCTTCACAGCTTAAGAACAAGTCCCACGATTCCAGGTATGCGTCTTTAGTCAAAGTAGCCGAATCATTGAACTCTGTCGGTCTAAGTCAAGGTGATGTTCTTGGTATCTTAAAGGGTTTAGGGGATAGGGTTTTGGAACAAGATGCTGTCGTTGTTATTAATAACATGGTTAACCCCGAAAATGCATTGCTTGCTCTCAAGTACTTCCAGCAGAGGTTTAAGCCAAAGAGGGAAGTGATTCTCTATAATGTGACTCTCAAAGTGCTTAGGAAGTGTAAGGATTTGGAGAGAGCAGAGAAGCTGTTTAATGAGTTACTTGAGAGAGGTCTTAGACCTGATAATGTTACATTTTCGACTCTGATTAGCTGTGCTAGGATGTGTTATATGCCTGATAAGGCTGTGGAGTGGTATGAGAAGATGCCTAGTTTCGGGTGTAGTCCAGATGATGTTACCTATTCGGCTATGATTGACGCCTATGGCCGTGCCGGTAATGTGGACAAGGCTTTCAGCTTGTATGACCGAGCTAGGACAGAGAAATGGCGCATCGATCCAGTGACATTTGCAACCTTAATTAAGATTCACGGGCAATCGGGGAATTATGATGGGTGCTTGAATGTTTACGAGGAAATGAAGGCTATTGGGGCTAAGCCAAACATGGTTATTTATAACACTTTGTTGGATGCAATGGGAAGAGCTAAGAGGCCTTGGCAGGCCAAGAAAATTTTCCGAGAGATGATAAGCAAGGGGTCTTCCCCTAATTGGGTGACCTATGCATCTCTACTACGGGCCTTTAGTAGAGCTCGCTATGGTGATGATGCTCTGAATGTGTACAAGGAGATGAAGGAGAAGGGAATGTTGTTGAATGTAATTCTCTATAACACCATTTTATCTATGTGTGCTGATATTGGCTACACTGATCAAGCTATTGAGATTTTCGAAGACATGAAGAGTTCCGGATCTTGTGTGCCTGATAGTTGGACATTTTCATCCATGATTACCATATATTCCTGTAGTGGGAAAGTCTCAGAGGCAGAGAGGATGTTGAATGAGATGGTGGAAGCTGGTTTCCAGCCTACTATCTTTATTTTGACATCACTAATACAATGCTACGGTAAGGCCAAGCGGACTGATGATGTTGTCAGGGCATTCAATCAACTACTAGAATTGGGAATAACTCCTGATGAGCGTTTCTGCGGCTGTCTCCTGAACGTGATGACCCAAACACCAAAGGAGGATCTGTTTAAGCTAACTGATTGCATTGAGCGGGGTAATGAGAAGCTTGGTTATGTTGTAAGACTTTTAGTAGAGAAGCAAGAGagtcatgaaaacttcaagaaGGAAGCATCAGAACTTTTTAATTCAGTTGGTTCTGATGTAAAGAAGGCCTACTGTAATTGCTTGATCGATCTTTGTGTGAACCTGGATCTCTTGGAGAGAGCCTGTGAGCTTCTAGACCTGGGTCTTACACTGGATATATACACAGATATACAGTCAAGGTCTCCAACTCAGTGGTCTCTGTATCTCAAGGGTCTCTCTCTTGGAGCAGCTCTTACTGCATTACATGTTTGGATCAATGACTTGTCACGTTCATTGGAATCTGGGGAGGAGCTTCCACCTCTGCTTGGAATTAATACCGGACATGGCAAACATAAGTATTCAAGCAAAGGTCTAGCGAGTGTGTTCGAGTCACATTTGAAGGAAGTAGATGCTCCGTTCCATGAGGCCCCAGACAAGGCTGGCTGGTTTTTTACTACAAAGGTTGCGGTCACGTCATGGTTGGAGTCTAGAAGGTCACTAGAAGTAGTTTCTGCTTAG
- the LOC126786304 gene encoding microtubule-associated protein 70-5 isoform X2 yields the protein MPGGGEDHSLVTADPVILELNRMHNLLKEKSRELGTARDEIKALRVTEALKDKAVEELRNEVEKLDEKHRLAQNLLEHKNLEIKNLTDDKRDALAAQYAAEATLRRVHTSRKEDELPSLESVIAPLEAEIKLCKNEIAALQEDNKALERLTKSKELALLEAERILRSALERALIVEEVQNQNYELRRQIEICHEENRILEKTNRQKVLEVEKLSQTIQELEEAILAGGATANVIRDCKRQIDTLHEEKRTLERELARVKVSANRVATVVANEWKDENDKVMPVKQWLEERRMMQAEMQRMKEKLAVSDRTAKAEAQLKEKLKLRLKTLEEGLKHVSSFSVNPNSFCRSPKTEKSSNFLGFLTSPGGLGKRSTSQPRASSLRSSPNSDSETANAAGELKRSNSFKKRYGSGEKLLRKSLWASRTKVVDSGEKENTERNENTDNNKNDDKTVTAETKTKDGANEDKPKKTSINFESEDLVSGFLYDRLQKEVINLRRHCEVKENDMNAKEQEVKMLMKKVDALTKAMEVESKKMKREAIARDKEAAGGKVDDVKKNRTINSSKRVTKAS from the exons ATGCCTG gaggaggagaggaccACTCTCTTGTCACCGCAGACCCTGTTATCTTGGAGCTCAATCGCATGCACAACCTACTGaaag aaAAGAGTCGCGAGTTGGGGACTGCTCGAGATGAGATCAAGGCTCTCAGAGTTACTGAAGCTCTGAAGGATAAAGCTGTAGAAGAG CTAAGAAATGAAGTCGAGAAGCTGGATGAGAAACATAGACTCGCGCAAAATCTTCTAGAACATAAG AACCTTGAAATCAAGAATCTGACAGACGACAAAAGAGACGCATTGGCTGCACAGTATGCTGCAGAAGCAACTCTTAGAAGGGTACACACAAGCCGAAAGGAAGATGAACTTCCTTCTCTTGAATCAGTCATTGCTCCTCTCGAGGCTGAAATAAAATTGTGCAAGAATGAG ATTGCAGCGCTTCAGGAAGACAACAAGGCTTTGGAACGTCTCACCAAGTCAAAAGAGTTGGCTCTTCTTGAAGCAGAAAGGATATTGCGAAGTGCACTTGAAAGAGCTCTAATAGTTGAAGAGGTTCAAAACCAAAACTATGAATTGAGGAGACAGATTGAAATCTGCCAT GAAGAAAACAGAATACTTGAGAAAACAAATCGCCAAAAGGTTTTAGAGGTTGAAAAGCTTAGCCAGACCATTCAGGAACTTGAGGAGGCCATTTTAGCTGGAGGGGCTACTGCCAATGTTATTCGTGACTGCAAAAGACAAATAGACACATTGCAT GAGGAGAAGAGGACTCTTGAGAGGGAGCTAGCAAGAGTTAAAGTTTCAGCAAACCGAGTAGCTACCGTTGTTGCTAATGAGTGGAAGGATGAAAATGACAAAGTTATGCCTGTTAAACAGTGGTTGGAAGAGAGAAGAATGATGCAG GCAGAGATGCAACGtatgaaggagaagctagcAGTCTCGGATAGAACAGCGAAGGCAGAGGCACAACTGAAG GAAAAGCTGAAGTTGAGACTGAAAACACTAGAAGAAGGGTTAAAGCATGTTTCAAGTTTCTCTGTCAATCCTAATTCCTTTTGCCGGTCCCCTAAAACAGAAAAGTCCAGTAACTTCTTAGGATTTCTGACGAGCCCTGGTGGATTAGGAAAGAGATCAACCTCACAGCCAAGAGCCTCCTCTCTCAGAAGCTCCCCGAATTCAGACAGTGAAACAGCCAATGCTGCTGGAGAGCTAAAAAGATCAAATAGCTTTAAAAAGAGATATGGTTCCGGAGAAAAGTTACTGAGAAAAAGCTTATGGGCTTCTAGAACTAAAGTTGTTGATAGTGGTGAGAAGGAGAACACAGAACGAAATGAAAATACTGATAACAACAAGAATGATGATAAAACTGTTACTGCTGAGACTAAAACTAAAGATGGTGCCAATGAAGACAAGCCCAAGAAGACAAGTATCAACTTCGAAAGTGAAGATTTAGTGTCAGGATTTCTGTATGACAGGCTACAAAAGGAGGTTATTAATCTGAGGAGGCATTGTGAAGTCAAAGAGAATGATATGAATGCCAAGGAACAAGAAGTAAAG ATGCTGATGAAAAAGGTTGATGCACTGACAAAAGCCATGGAAGTGGAATCTaagaaaatgaagagagaAGCCATAGCTAGAGATAAAGAAGCTGCGGGAGGCAAGGTGGATGATGTCAAAAAGAACAGAACTATAAACTCATCCAAGAG GGTTACGAAAGCATCTTGA